From Juglans regia cultivar Chandler chromosome 6, Walnut 2.0, whole genome shotgun sequence, the proteins below share one genomic window:
- the LOC109018321 gene encoding uncharacterized protein LOC109018321 — MLKTPEHGSGSSKPKPASLFISMSAFMALCAERAGRVSRKLKAKKTRRMTTRTAHAQKTEQLTSPTLTSRPKQLLSTISNKAIRFMHPKKVGEEGTDAGRTDQPEEWGDGGVWQKTILMGDKCEPLNFSGVIYYDSYGHQLNEVPPRSPRASPLPGYLTRAGKSEL; from the coding sequence ATGCTAAAAACACCAGAACATGGCTCCGGCTCGTCGAAGCCGAAACCAGCAAGCTTGTTCATCTCCATGTCCGCTTTCATGGCTCTATGCGCCGAGAGAGCTGGCCGAGTCTCCCGCAAGCTCAAAGCCAAGAAGACAAGGAGGATGACGACCAGGACCGCTCACGCTCAGAAAACGGAGCAGCTTACGTCCCCGACGTTAACTTCCCGTCCGAAGCAGCTCCTGTCCACCATCAGCAACAAGGCGATCAGGTTCATGCACCCGAAAAAGGTCGGTGAGGAGGGAACTGACGCTGGCCGGACCGATCAACCGGAGGAGTGGGGCGACGGAGGGGTGTGGCAAAAGACGATCTTGATGGGCGACAAGTGTGAGCCGCTAAATTTCTCGGGCGTAATTTATTACGATAGTTACGGACATCAGCTGAACGAAGTGCCTCCAAGGTCGCCACGTGCCAGTCCTCTCCCCGGGTATCTCACCCGTGCGGGGAAATCTGAGCTTTGA